A stretch of DNA from Falsibacillus albus:
GCGAGCATCCTGCAGCGGAAATCAACCTTACACAACCTTTAAATGAATAGCAGCAAGCTTTAAGGAAAGAGCTTAACAAAAAAAGCCCTTATTATTGAAGGAGAAGTAATCGCATGTTTATCACGACGTCAGCAAGAACGAATGAAATGATGAAAGAGACTGCCAAATCATACGCTCATCAATTAGGAGTACCATATAAAGAAAGAAACAAACGGACGGTAAAGGCCATGCAGGCTCATTTTAAAGATGCATGCATGGTGATCGGGAAAGAACGAATAGAACTTTTCGGTTGGACTGAAAAATCTGGTACAGGTAATGCATTCTTTTTTCATCCTAATTCAGCCAGCTTTCGGATTAAAAGGCTGGAAAGAGGGGAAGATGATCCACTCATTGCGGCATCGAATCTGAATGAAGGAATGACTTTCCTGGATTGTACACTAGGTTTGGGATCAGACAGCATCGTAGCGAGCCATGTTGTTGGGGAATCTGGAAATGTGGTAGGTACTGAAGCCAATCGGTACCTTTCCTTCATGGTCAAAGAGGGATTGTCCGGATGGGACTCGGGGCATTGCGGCATCAATGAAGCGATGATGAGGATCAAGGTTGTCCACATGCACCATCTTGAGTATCTTAACTCACTTCCGGATGAATCGTTTGACTGCATTTATTTTGATCCCATGTTTGAAGATTCGATAAATGAATCAGAGGGGATCAAGGGATTAAAAGATTGGGCGGTTTATGAGGATATTACATCCAAAGCCATCGCTGAAGCAAAGAGGGTCGCCATTCAGAGGGTTGTCCTAAAGGATTCTTTTCGCTCTTCCCGATTTGAAAAATATGGATTTGACGTAATCCGCAGGAAAAATTCTAAATTTCACTTTGGTGTGATCACAAAAACGTAGGGCATAGCCTGCAAGAAAGCCGAGACGACAATTCGCCTCGGCTTTTTTGTACGAATATCAATCTGCAACCGTCAAGAAAATAAAATAGGCCAACATAATGACAATTCCAATAACCACAGCAATTTCAGTCATACATGAACACCCCGTTTCCTTTTCCATTACTATTTCCTATTTACTGCCGTCACAAACTTTTTTCCTATTTTTTTAATTCTTTCTGACAATTTGAAACCTTTCGCCCAATTATACGTAGAAAGCTAGTATAATAACTATGTAAAGAATTCCAGGTCAATACATACGAAAGGGTTTTTTATCATGAAAAAATGGATTCGAAAATCTTTTGTTGTCCTTGTTTCAATTTTATCTTTCGGGATTGTCACTCCGTCACATGCCTTTCTGGCGGATAATCAAACGATCGATAAAGCAGAGCAGAGGACATCAACCGATCGCATAAATGACAAAAAAGAAGAATCTGAATCCGGCATTTTCCTGGTTGAAGATTCAAAGGAAACCCTTATCGGTGATCTGATGAAGGCTGCAGAAGAACAATCATACGAAAAGTTCGGAACGAAAATCAGCCCTGTTATTGAAAATGAATTTAAGGATATCGTCCTTCCCAATATCCAAAAAGCAATAGAAATGACGATCAATCAATATCCGGAAGAGGATTTGACATCTTTGGCCATTACGGAAAAGCCAAGCGGGGGCAATGGCGAAAAGATCTTCAACATTTATAACGAAAAAACAAATCAGGACGTTATCCGCTTTCACGTCAGACGTGATCACCCTCCATTAGATGGGTATTATTTTAACTTTCATTACCACACCCACCATGATGGATTTCAAGACCATTATGATTTAGGTATGATCTATTGGGATAAAAACACACCTCCAAAATGGATGGCGGTTTAATCTAAAATGACAAGAAGCAGGCATAAAATGTCTCCTTCTTCAGTTTACAGACAAAAGGGATCGATAGAAAATTCTTTCGATCCCTTTTGTCTTTTTTTTGCTATTACTAATATGAGTGTGTTGATCTTCACTATGGGTTGCTGCATTCCACGTACGTGGCAGAGGCGTTTTTCCCGCCGGAGTCGCCGCTTTTCTTTGCAATCACTACTTATAATCACTACTTATTAAGTTGAAGAATATCATCACAGCTTTTAAAATAAATTCATTTTTGTGCTTAGAAAAATTTAATATCGTGCAATTACATTTAGAAATGCTGAGTGAATTGGGAGCGGAAAGGAACCGACTTTCTGACCACAAAAACTATCCAAACTAATATGAGAAACCTGATCTAAATAAGTTTGGATAAGTCAAGTCTGAAATAGTTTTAGGGTGCGTGCTATAATAAATGCAATTATATTGGGCGTGATGGCATGGCCAATGGGAATTTAAAGGAGGATGAAGTTTCATGAAACAATATCTTCAATTATGTGAACACGTACTCACAAATGGCATAGAAAAACATGATCGTACCGGAACGGGAACCATCAGTACTTTTGGGTACCAAATGCGATTTGATTTATCAGAAGGATTTCCGCTATTAACGACAAAAAAGCTCCATATGAAATCGATAATCCATGAATTGCTTTGGTTCCTTAAAGGGGATACAAACGTTAAATATCTTCAGGAAAACGGAGTGAGAATCTGGAATGAATGGGCAGATGAAGATGGAAATCTAGGTCCTGTGTATGGACATCAATGGCGTTCATGGACAACGTCAGACGGCAGTACGATCGATCAAATTACCAATGTGATCGATCAAATCAAAAACAATCCCGACTCAAGAAGGATGATAGTCAATGCCTGGAACGTCGGCGATATTGAAACAATGGCGCTTCCCCCATGCCATTGTTTATTCCAATTCTATGTTGCAGATGGAAAGCTATCATGTCAGCTTTATCAGCGCTCGGCCGATGTGTTCCTTGGAGTGCCATTTAACATCGCTTCATATGCGCTGCTTACCCAGATGATTGCCCACGTATGTGATCTGGAAGAAGGTGAGTTTGTGCATACCTTCGGAGATGTGCATATATATTCAAATCATATGGAGCAAGTGAACCTCCAGCTTTCAAGGCAGCCTTATTCACTTCCTAAAATGAAAATCAATCGTAAAGTTGACAGTATTTTCGATTTTCTTTATGAAGATTTCACCCTCGAAAACTATGAAGCTCACCCACATATCAAGGGAGTGGTGAGTGTATGATTTCATTTATTTGGGCGATGGATGAAAATCGATTGATTGGGAGTGGAAATAGACTCCCATGGCGTCTTCCTGAGGATTTGAAGTTTTTCAAAAATACGACGATGAACCATCCGATTGTAATGGGTCGCAAAACGTTTGAATCAATAGGAAAACCTCTTCCTGGTAGAATCAATATCATTTTGACAAAGGACAAGACTTACAAGAAAGAAGGCTGCATCGTAATGAACAATAAGTCTCAATTGTTAGACTGGATTGAATCACAGGAAAAGGAAGTATTTATTACGGGTGGATCAGAGATCTTCAAACAATTGATGGATGAAGTCGATAGCTTATATGTCACGAAAATTTATTCATCATTCGAAGGTGATACATACTTCCCTGTAATGGATTGGTGTGGATGGAAGGCCGTGTGGGCAAAAAAGGGGATAAAAAATGAGAAGAACCCATATGACTATGAATTTTATAAATACAAAAAAAAGCAGCACAATCATTGAGAAAGTGCTGCCGAAACCAATGTTCGAGCCTGGAATGGAGTTTCCAGGCTTTAATTATACATAGAACAAAATGCAAAAGTACATGAATGCACTACCACCCAATACGAAAAGATGCCAGATTGCATGATTGAAAGGGATCTTATTCCATATGTAGAAAACCGCTCCAACCGAATATAGGATTCCACCGGTCAATAAAAAGGCGAATCCAATCGGTGTCAAACGTTCGTATAGAGGCTGGATTGCAACAATGATCAGCCAACCCATCAATAAATAAAAAATGGTCGACATCAATTGAAACCTGTGGATGAATAAACACTTAAAAACAATTCCAAAAACGGCAAGCGTCCAAATTGCGCCAAAAAGGATCCAGCCCAAGGTTCCCTTCAGCGTGACAAGGACAAATGGCGTATAGGTGCCGGCTATCAACAAATAGATCGCCGAATGATCCAGGATTGCAAAGATGTTTTTAATCTTCGAAGGTTTAAAGCTATGGAGCATCGTTGAAAATAAATAAAGCAGGATCATGGAAATCCCGAATATTAAGAAGCTTGCCATATACCATCCATTATTTTTATGTGCGGCAAAAATAATGAGCATGACCAGGGCCGGGATGCTTAATAAAAAGCCGATCCCATGAGTGATTGCGTTGGCAATTTCTTCTTTCCAATCTTTATAATCAGCTGTAGTCAATCAGATTGCCCCCTTTTCTGAATTACTTTAATGATATACTTCGACAAAAGATTCTTCAAATGAATTCTTTTAGGATGTGAAATGATATGTGTGGAAGATATACGTTAACGAAATCTAAGGAAACATTGATTGAACAGTTTTTAATCGACGAGTTTCCAGAAGAATTTGATAGAT
This window harbors:
- a CDS encoding class I SAM-dependent methyltransferase; translated protein: MFITTSARTNEMMKETAKSYAHQLGVPYKERNKRTVKAMQAHFKDACMVIGKERIELFGWTEKSGTGNAFFFHPNSASFRIKRLERGEDDPLIAASNLNEGMTFLDCTLGLGSDSIVASHVVGESGNVVGTEANRYLSFMVKEGLSGWDSGHCGINEAMMRIKVVHMHHLEYLNSLPDESFDCIYFDPMFEDSINESEGIKGLKDWAVYEDITSKAIAEAKRVAIQRVVLKDSFRSSRFEKYGFDVIRRKNSKFHFGVITKT
- a CDS encoding YpjP family protein, yielding MKKWIRKSFVVLVSILSFGIVTPSHAFLADNQTIDKAEQRTSTDRINDKKEESESGIFLVEDSKETLIGDLMKAAEEQSYEKFGTKISPVIENEFKDIVLPNIQKAIEMTINQYPEEDLTSLAITEKPSGGNGEKIFNIYNEKTNQDVIRFHVRRDHPPLDGYYFNFHYHTHHDGFQDHYDLGMIYWDKNTPPKWMAV
- a CDS encoding thymidylate synthase; the protein is MKQYLQLCEHVLTNGIEKHDRTGTGTISTFGYQMRFDLSEGFPLLTTKKLHMKSIIHELLWFLKGDTNVKYLQENGVRIWNEWADEDGNLGPVYGHQWRSWTTSDGSTIDQITNVIDQIKNNPDSRRMIVNAWNVGDIETMALPPCHCLFQFYVADGKLSCQLYQRSADVFLGVPFNIASYALLTQMIAHVCDLEEGEFVHTFGDVHIYSNHMEQVNLQLSRQPYSLPKMKINRKVDSIFDFLYEDFTLENYEAHPHIKGVVSV
- a CDS encoding dihydrofolate reductase, with the translated sequence MISFIWAMDENRLIGSGNRLPWRLPEDLKFFKNTTMNHPIVMGRKTFESIGKPLPGRINIILTKDKTYKKEGCIVMNNKSQLLDWIESQEKEVFITGGSEIFKQLMDEVDSLYVTKIYSSFEGDTYFPVMDWCGWKAVWAKKGIKNEKNPYDYEFYKYKKKQHNH
- the trhA gene encoding PAQR family membrane homeostasis protein TrhA; translation: MTTADYKDWKEEIANAITHGIGFLLSIPALVMLIIFAAHKNNGWYMASFLIFGISMILLYLFSTMLHSFKPSKIKNIFAILDHSAIYLLIAGTYTPFVLVTLKGTLGWILFGAIWTLAVFGIVFKCLFIHRFQLMSTIFYLLMGWLIIVAIQPLYERLTPIGFAFLLTGGILYSVGAVFYIWNKIPFNHAIWHLFVLGGSAFMYFCILFYV